The window GATCTTGTGGTCTGCCTTGACCTCGTCGGCCAGACGGGCTGCTTTTTCCTGAATGCTCAGGTTGATGACCAGCTCGTAGTCGTGCTGCTTGAGCACGTGGGTGCCGGTCCACGGGAAATAGGTCACGGCTGGCGAGACGCGCATGAGCGGCTCATAGAACATTTTCTCTGCCGCTACGAAGATGGGGTGTCCCGGGTATTTCCGGGAGAGCCACAGCGCCAGCGGATAGGACAGGATGAGATCGCCCATCCTTTGCATTTGCAGCACGAGGATCGGTTTCTTGTTCACCGCATGCTCCTAGGCAAAGGTCTGGCGCATGTTTTCCAAAAGTGAAGCCATGCGATGGTCGTAGGTGTGTTCGGCAAGGATGCGCGTGCGGGCGGCCTCGGCAATGCGTTGCCGCTTGTCAGGAGCATTGAGGTAGATGTCCACCAGCCCGGGGATTTCGTCCGGGTGATTGTAGAACACGATCTCGCGCCCCGGCTCGAAGAGGTCTTCCATCTGTCGGCGATAATCCGTGAGCAGGAACGCACCGCAGCAGGGAACGTCGAACACGCGCTGGTTTACAGCACCCTTCATCTGCTGGCTGGTGCAGTTGAAGTTGATGTCACTGAGGGGATAAAAGTCGGGCAGATCTTCATAATAGGACAGCTCGGAGTGATACCGCCATCCTTCGCGACCTTGGAGCAGTTCATGCCAGCCCGGGTCGCCCACGATAAGGGCATCGAAATCCAGAATGCGCAGGACGCAATCCAGCCGGTACATGAGGGTGGCCTGCCATGTCAGAAACGTCTCGAACGCCTGCTTGCGTTCGGGTGTTCCCAGCGCTTCAAAATCGTCGCGCAGTTCCGGGAAATTCTTTTTCAGGAAACGACCGGAGCATCGTTCTTCCGATTCGCCGAATGCCTTGGCCACCATGATACCGGATTCTACCAGTCGTTGTGATGGCATGGCTGCCTCGATGCGCCTGATGGTCTTGGTGAGCATGGAGTTGCCCACGAACGAGATGGGGGCGCGCCACGCTTCCACAGGCTCGGCCCTGTTGGGGACCAGCCGAGTTGGGTCGGCGGCCAGCGGCAGATGAAATACGTTGTCGAAGCCCATCTCTTTCAGGGATTCGATGTTGTCCACATCCCATGTGAAGATGGCGGAGCGGGCATCATGCAGATTCTGATACGCGCCGAGGATGAGATGGGGATTGTCCACGAACCACGAGGCCAGCGGTACGTCGAACTTGTCCAGCAGGGTGGTGAGCACACCTTCCCGGTCCACGCCCAGATGATTCACGGTGAGCACGAAGTCCGGTTTGAACGAGGTCAGGGTGGAGACCATCTTGGACACAAAGGTGTCGAGGTCCATCTCACGAGTACCGAAATCCATGAGCAGGTGTTCGATATCAAGGCGTCGGCAGGCCGCCTCCAGCTCTCCAATAAGGAAATACTGGCTGGTGAGGAGGAGGATGCGCGGCTTTTCTTCTCGGAATTTGGGCCATGTAGTGAGTGTGGACTGCATTGTATGTGTCTCTATCGGTCGGGTGGGGATTTGTCCATAGGGTGGTTACAACTGTATCCACGTCGTGTCGTTGCGGGAACTCTCCAGACAGGTCTCGATGAACTGCACGCCCCGCAGGCCATCTTCGCCAGTGGGGAAATCCGGCGCTGCGCCGTGGGCGATGGTGTTGCAGAAATTGGTGTAGATGTTGGCAAAGGCGAGGAGCCAGCCTTCGGGGTGGCCGGGGGGCGTGTGGGAGAATGCCTGCGCGCCGGGGGTCAGGTCCGGGGTGCCGCGCACGATCGTCCGGGCGGGTTGGCCCAGCGGCATGTGGCGCAGGTGGTCCGGGTCTTCCTGATGCCACTCCAGCCCGCCTTCGGAACCGAAGATGCGCAGGGTGAGGCCGTTGACCATGCCGGTGGCGGCCTGTGAGTACCAGTACATGCCGCGCGCGCCGGAGTCGTATTCCGTGAGGATGGTGCCGTTGTCGTCCAGTTGACGGCCCGGCACGAGGGTGTCGAGGCGGGCGGCCAGGCGGGTGAGTTTCAGTCCGGTGACATGCGGCACGAGGTACTCCACATGGGTGCCCACGTCGCCCAGCGACAGAACGCCGCCGCTGCGGGCTGGATCAGCTCGCCACGAGGCTTGGATATGGCCCGTTGCCTCCAGCATCTCGGCCAGCCAGCCCTGCGGGTATTCGCAGTTGATGAACCTAATCTCGCCGATATCGCCGCGCGCGATCATCTCTTTCATCTGCCGCACCATGGGGTAGCCCGCGTAGGTATACGTCACGCCCAGAGTCAGCCCCTTGGAGCGGGCCAGTTCCACCAGCTCGGCGGCCTGCGCCGAGGTGTGAGTAAAAGGCTTGTCGCACATGACATGGATGCCGTGCTCAAGGCAGGATTTGACATTGGGGTAGTGCGCCTCGTTGGAGGTAACAACGACGGCGAAGTCGATATCGCCGGCTTCCAGTCGGGCCATCTCTTCGGGAGTGGCGTACAGCCGGTCTTCATTCAATCCCAATTCTGCGCCGATGGCGTGGCTTTTCTCCAGATCACGGGAAAAACATCCTGCCACCAGTTTTGCCTGTCCATTGAGCATGAGGGCGCGCCGATGCACTGCACCGACAAACGCACCGGGCCCGCCGCCGATCATCGCATATTTGAGCATGGGAATTCCTCCATGGCTCCTCGTACAACATAAATGAGATGAGTGGAAATAATGAAAGCCGCACTCAAGTCGTCATTGGGTAGGTGAAAGCAGTGAAAAGGGGAGTCTCGATTGTTTTAATGCTATTGCTTCAGAGTGGCTGGAATGGTATGGGTCTGCTTTGGTGTATTTCTCTGTAATTGTTGCATTCTTTGTATAGATACTGTTGGCGGTGTTCATGAGATTTGTATTGGTTTTTGCTATTGTATGCGCTGTGGTCTGTTCATGGCAGTTGCCTGTATTAGCGGCTGAAACGGATGAGCCCATTCGTGTGACCATGGTGTCTCCTACATGTGACAACAAGCATCCCTTTTGGAGTGAATATCTCGACTTCATGAATGCTGCTGCAGACAGTCTCGGCATTGAACTGACCCTTGTATGCGCCGGGGATCGCATCGACGCAGTGAATGTTGCCCGAAAGGCAATGGCCGACCCCGGAGCGATTGATTATCTCGTGCATGTGTATCTCGCAGCCAGTTCCTGTGATTTGCTGGAGGCGGCTGAGCGGAAAGGAGTGAACATCTTCACGGTGAATACAGGGATCATGGCGAGTGAGCGGGATGTCGTGGGCTATCCGAGAGAAAAATATGAACACTGGATTGGTCATCTCCACCCCGATGATGCAGAGGCAGGAAAACTCCTCGCCCAAAAACTTCTCGACCGCGCCCGGGCGTTGAAGATCGGGCGCGGTGAGCTCCATGTGATCGGCATTGGTGGCGGCCGTGATTCTGCGGCTTCCGTGGATAGGGGCAAGGCGTTTCAGCAGGTCGTAAAGGATGCGCCTGATGCAGACCTTTCCCAATATGTGCTGACTGATTGGGACAGTGACGTTGCGTACAAGAAGACGTGCGGTCTGCTGGTGCGACACCACAAGGCGCGAGTCTACTGGGCTGCCAGTGACGCCCTGGCCTTGGGCGCGGCAAAGGCATTGCAGGAAGCAGGGCTGGAGCCCGGCAAGGACTCCCTCGTCGGAGGCTTGGATTGGACTCACGCCGGACTGGATGCTGTCCGGAATGGAACGCTGGAAGCCTCCGTGGGCGGTCACTTTATGGAAGGCGCCTGGGTGCTGGCATTGATATATGATCATTATCACGGCAAGGATTTTTCTACCCAAGGGACAACCCAGGAATTTCACATGCAACTGGTGGATCGGAGCAATCTCGAAACGTATCTGCCTGTCCTGAACCACACCAATTGGAAACGTATTGATTTCAAGCAGTTTACCAGGACGCACAATCCTCGCTTGAAAAGGTATGATTTCAGCCCCGACGCCGTGGTTCGGCAGTTGGCCAGACGCTGATCACGCTCTGGCAAGCCGCTCTCCCCTGTGCTATCACCCCTCTCATGCGGTTTCTGTCCAAGATCATCCCGACCAAACAGCGCGGCGACCTCGGTGAGGATGCTGCGGCGAGGTTTTTGGAGCAGAAGGGCTTTCGCGTGCTGGAGCGCAACTGGCGGTTCCGGCAGTGGGAGCTGGATCTGATCTGCCGTGACGGAGACACCGTGGTCTTTGTGGAAGTGAAGACGCGGAGGGCCGGTTCCATGGGAACACCCGGCGATGCCCTGAACCGCAAGAAGCAGGCGCGGCTGGTCAAGGCGGCCAGTCAGTATCTGAGCAAACATGACCTGTGGGATGAACCGTGCCGGTTCGATCTGGCCGCGGTCATCGACACTGGTGTGTCCATGGATGTGGAGCACACTGAAAATGCATTTGATCTCACCGACCATACAGGCGGGTGGTAATATATGAGTGACTACGGAAAACTGTGGGTGGTAGCCACCCCGTTGGGCAACATCGGCGATCTGTCCCCTCGCGCACGAGAAGTGCTCATGGACGCAGACGTGATTCTGGCCGAGGACACGCGCCGGGCCGGGCTTCTGTTCAAGCGTCTTGAGCTGGAACGGCACGGGCGCCTCATGTCTTTCTTTGAGCACAACGAGGACAAACGCCTGCCCAAGGTGCTTGGATTTTTGGAAGACGGCATGTCGGTGGCATTGATCTCCGATGCCGGAACACCACTGCTGTCCGACCCCGGCTTCACCTTGGTTCGCGCCTGCCGCGACGAAGGTTTTGATGTTTCACCCGTTCCCGGCCCCAGCGCCCCTGTTGTTGCGTTGTCCGCATCCGGGCTGCCGCCGCTTCCCTATACTTTTCTCGGCTTTCCCCCGCGCAAGAAGTCACAGACAGAGAAGATGTTCTCTGCCCATCGTGACACCGGCGCGACCCTCGTTTTCTTTGAGCGCAAGTCTCGTCTCAAGGGAACGCTCTCCATTGCCTTTGAGCAGCTCGGTGACCGCGAGTTCTGCGTGGCCCGTGAATTAACCAAGGATTACGAAGAATTTCTGCGTGGAACCTTGTCTGAGCTGGACGATTTCGATTTCGAATTGCGTGGCGAATTGACGGTTATCATTGCGCCAGGCGGCGAGGATGGCGATGCTTCCGAGGAAGCTGTGGTGCGACTCCTCGAAGAGGAACGCGAGGCAGGCGGCAAGCCCAAGGAAGTGGCGCGCCGTGTAGCCGAACGCGTGTCCGGCTGGACAGCCAAGGAAGTGTATGCTTTGATGCGGGACCTTTAATTAGAGTAATGGGAGAACCGCCCATGCGGGCGGATGAAGAGTGGACGAGCAGGGCTGCCTGCCCTGCACCCGGCCAAAGGCCGAGGGCCTTTGGAATCCCATCTGCGCCTGTCGGCGCAAAAGTTGATTATATAAATAAAACAACGCCTAGCATGACGTGTTGCTTCGAGCGAAGCGAGCGACAAAAGGTTTAGGAGATTCTTAAGAACCCTTTTCCCAAAGGGTTCTTAAGCCGTCGGAGACGCCTCTCCGGCGAGGAGGCCCCCGGCAGGGCTCTTAGGCAAAGCCGGCGGCACAAACAAAATTATGAGCCTTAAATCCATACACGGTAAGGTCCTGAACGGGACACCGCTTACCGAATCCGACATCCAGTACATCGTAGACCTTCCCGACGATCGCCTCGGCGAACTGTCGGCCTGCGCCCATTCGATCCGCCAAACCCACTTCAAACAGGAACTGGGTCTGTGCGCGATCATCAACGCCAAATCCGGCACCTGCTCCGAGAACTGTTCGTTCTGCGCCCAGTCGGGCCACCATGGAGCGGAAAGCCCGGAATACCCGCTGCTGCCCATTGAAGATATCGTGGAGGCGGGCAGAAAGGCGCAAAACCACGGCGTGACACGCTTCGGCGTGGTGGCCAGCGGCAAACTGGTGGGTAGGGACGACCTCGCGGGATTCACCGAAGCCGTGCGCGGCTTGGCCAAGCTGGGCATCAAGCCGGACCTGTCACCGGGAATTCTGGACCGTTCGCAACTAAAGGCGTTGAAAAAAGAAGGCCTGAAAGGGTACCATCACAATCTGGAAACTTCGGCTTCGTTCTTTCCGAAGATGTGTACCACGCACGCCTATGAAGAGGACGTGCGGGCGGTGCGAGCCGGAATGGACGCCGGATTGTACGTCTGCTCGGGCGGTATCTTCGGCATTGGTGAATCCTGGACAGACCGGGTGGAGCTGGCCATGCTGCTCAAAGAACTGGGCGTGCCGTCGGTTCCCATGAATTTTCTGCATCCGATTGCAGGTACACCGCTGGAGAAACAGCCGGTCCTGTCGCCCGAAGAGGCGCTCAAGATCGTGGCGCTTTACCGGTTCCTGCTGCCGGATCGGACTTTGCGTATTTGCGGCGGCCGTCCCACCGTGTTTGGTGCGGAGCGGCGCAAGGAGTTGCTGACCTCGGGCATGAACGGCCTGATGGTGGGCGACTACCTGACCACCAGCGGCGGCGACGTGCTGGCTGATCTGGACGAAATCCGCGAGGCCGAACTGGTTCCGGAAATTCTTGGATAGGAGTGAGTCATGAAGAGTAATACGCTCACTGATCTGCATATGCTGGTCTGGACTTCGCTCATGGCAGCCACCATCAGCGCGGGCGCGTATCTGATCGTGCCCGTAGGTCCAGTGCCTGTCTCCATGCAGCCGCTCTTCGTCTTTCTTGCCGGATATGTGCTCGGCCCCAAACGTGGCGCCATTGCCGTGGGCCTCTATCTGTTGGCAGGCACCATCGGATTGCCCGTGTTCGCGGGCGGCAAGTCCGGCCTTGGCCATTTGCTCGGTCCTACGGGCGGCTATCTCTTCGGGTTTGCGGCGTCCGCGTATGTTTGCGGCTATGCCCGGCGGGAGTCTGCAACTATCCCGTGGCGCAAGGGTCTTGCCTATGGCGCGCTCGCACTTATTGCTGTATACGGTATCGGTGCGGTCTGGTTGAAGATTGCCCTGTCCATGACGTTTGAAAAGGCCATACTGGTTGGTGTGGTGCCGTTCATCGTCTGGGATGCGGGCAAGGTCGTACTGGCCCTGATGTGCAGCCGATATCTGGCAAAGTATCGACTGTTGCCGGGGCAGAGGTAGGAGAGGCCTGCCCGAGACGCGCTTCGTTCATAGAGAACCTAGTGCAATTATTGAAACAACCTTGCGCCGACAGGCGCACAATGGGATTCCAAAGGGTATAGCCCTTTGGCCGCCGGGGGCGAAGACACCCGACAATCGCCGCGAGCGGCATCCCTGTCTGATTTAATATAAGAAAACTTGGAATACACCGTGCATAATCCCGACTCCCACGCCATGGCTTATTGCCGCAGCTTTTTCCGCTGCTATTTGGCTGGTGCGGGCTTCAATACGCGCGGCCTGCAGAATATCGGGCTGGTGTTTGCCATGCAGCCCGGGCTGAAGGCGATCCATACCGATCCCAAGGAGCTCAAGGCAGCGCAGAAACGGTACGTACGACACTATCAGTCACACCCGTTCTGGATGCCATGCATGGTGGGCATCCTGTTGAACGTGGAGAGCGCCATCGCGGCAGGTCGGTTCCCGGCAAAGATGTTAACCAAGGTCAAGGATACCACCTCGTATACCTTGTCCGCCTTGGGTGACTCCGTATTTGCCGGCAGCATGCTGATCTTCTGGGCGCTCATGACCATCTGCCTGCTGCTGTCCGGCTGGGATACGGCGGCCCTGCTGTTTGGTCTAAGCATCTTCACGGCATTGCAGGTCTTCCGGCTGTACTCGTTCATATGCGGGGTCCGGCAGGGCTTCAAATTCCTGGAACGGCTGAAACGATGGGACCTCATCAACTGGGGGCGGCGGGTCAAGTACCTCAATGCCGCGCTCCTGGTCTGGCTGTGGACCCTGATTTGGCCGAGGCCCTACGACTGGTGGGAATGGCTCATCGGTGTAGGGGCGCTCATGTTGTTTGGCCGGTTTGTCCGTATGGGCATGGTCTCCCGCGTGTTCGCGGTGGCCATATTCGTAGCGTTGATAGATTCATTCCCGGTCATAGAGCAGTGGGTAAGAAACGCGCTTTAACTTGTTATTTTCGCCCCAATCAGCCATATAGTGGGGTGGAACAAGATTAGGATATATATGAATACCAACAATCAAACCAACAGCGACGGGGGAAACGTCCAGTCCCGCCTGGTCATCGTTGCCAACGAGCACGGGTTGCATGCCCGGCCCGCAGGTAAGCTGGCTCAGCAGGCGCAGGCCTTTGAGGCGGACATCCTCCTCGTGTATGACGAACAGGAAGTGGATGCCAAATCCATCCTCGACGTGTTGACCCTGGCCGCCGGGCCGGGTGAAAAGCTGGAAATCCGCGCATCCGGCAGCGATGCCGAACAGGCCGCGGATGCCCTGCAAACCCTGTTTGCAAATAAGTTCGAAGAGTAAAACATGGCCGACAAGATCCTTTCGGGCATATCCGTTGCCACCGGCATAGCTATCGGCAAGGCGTTTTTCGTCAACCGGAATCATAAGGCGCACCTGCCGCGCCAGACCGTGAGCGCCGATCAGGTGGCTAACGAGATATCTCTGCTCCACGATGCTTTTGCCCTGGTGGAGGCGGAGTTGAGCGCGACCCGTGAGCATGTTCCCGCAGAGCTCAAGGATTACGGCCTGCTCATCGACACCCATATCCTCATGCTCAAGGACCCGAAATTGTCCGGCACCGCAGAGGAATATATCAAGAGCCTTGGTCTGAACGCGGCCTGGGCGTTGGAAAAAGCCGTAGCCGATCAGGAGGCCGCCTTCGGGGCCATCGATGACCCGTATATCCGCGAACGCATGCAGGATGTGCGTGTGGTGGCGGATAAGGTGCAGGCCAAACTCATCGGCCATGAAGCCGATCTGGAAGCCCTGTCGGGGCGCGCCATCATCATGGCTCACGACCTGACTCCGGCGGATACCGTGGAACTGCAGGTGGACAAGATCATGGGCTTTGCCACGGTCTGCGGCGGCAAGACCTCGCACACCGGCATCATGGCCCGTTCCCTTGCCATCCCCGCTCTGGTGGGCGTGGACAAGCTGGAGGATTACGTCAACGACGGCGACCTCGTGGTCATCGACGGTCTGTCCGGCAAGATCGTGGTCAATCCCACCGACGACGAGCTCGAAGAATACAACGAGCGCGCCGCTTTCTTTGAGGACTATTCCCGCAAGATCAAGCGGCACTGCCAGTTGCCAGCCGAAACCTTTGACGGCTCCCGTGTCAAGGTCATGGCCAACATCGAGCTGGTGGAAGAAGTGGCCTCGGTCATCGATAACGGCGGCGAAGGCGTTGGGCTGTACCGCACGGAATACGCGTACCTCAATCGCACCGAGCTGCCCGACGAGGATGAGCTGGCCGAAAAGTACATTGATCTGGCCGCCATCATGTCACCACGCAAGGTCATCTTCCGTACCCTTGATCTGGGGGCGGACAAGTTTATTTCCTCTTATGGCGAGCTGAACGAGGTCAATCCGGCCATGGGGCTGCGCGCCATCCGGTTCTGCCTGAAGCATCCCAAGCTGTTCAAGACACAGCTTCGGGCCATTCTGCGCGCTTCAGCTTATGGCAATGTCTCCCTCATGTTCCCCATGATTTCGGGTGTGAAGGAAGTGCGTCAGGCCAAGGCATGGCTAGCTCAGGCCAAGGCAGAGCTGCGCCGCGAGGGCGTGGAGTACGATCCCAACATCCCGGTGGGCATCATGATCGAGCTGCCTGCAGCCGTGATGATCGCAGAATATCTCGCTCAGGAAGTGGATTTCTTTTCCATCGGCACCAACGACCTGATTCAGTATTCCATCGGCGTGGACCGGACCAACCACCACGTCTCGTATCTGTATCAGCCGTTGCATCCGGCCACGCTGCGCACCATCAAGTTGGTGGTTGACGCCGCGCATCAGGCAGGCATAGAAGTCTCCCTGTGTGGCGAAGTGGCGAGTGACCCGTTCTGCGTGCCCATCCTGCTCGGTATGGGCATTGATTCCATCTCGCTCACGCCTCAGGCTATTCCTGGCATCAAGCGCATTATCCGGCAGACCAACATGCATGACTGCCGCAAACTGCTCAAAGACGTCCTTGAATGCCGGACGGTAAGCCGTATCAACAATCTGGTGATGGATAATATTTTCAAGCATTTCCCGGATGAGGTGTCCTTTTTCACCTCGCTCCTCGAAAACGACGAAGCCGGCTCCTAGGCCGCGCTCCTATATATCATGGCAAAAAAGAAGAAGCATAAAACGTCGCCCAATACCATTGGCACGAACAAGCAGGCCCGCCGCCTGTATGAGATTCTCGAGACCTTTGAGGCAGGTATCTCCCTGCTCGGTTCCGAGGTCAAATCCTTGCGGGGCGGCCATGTCTCTTTCAAGGATGGATACGTTTCCTTCCACGATGGGTCGGCCTTTCTCGTAGGCGTGCATATCGCCCCTTACGAGCAGACCGGTCCTTACGATCAGCACGATCCCGAACGGCGCCGCCGTTTGTTGTTGCACAAGCACGAGATCGAAGTGCTCCAGTCCAAGGTCGATCAGAAGGGACTCACAGTCGTGCCCATGAAAATGTATTTTTCCAAGGGCAAGGTGAAACTGCAGATCGGATTGGGCCGAGGTAAGAACGTCCATTCCAAGAAGCAGGATTTGAAGGATCGCGATATCGCTCGCGACACCGCACGCCAGTTGGCTGCGTACAAATAGAATAAACTGTTCCGTGATTTCAGAGAGTCAAATTGAGATACTTCGGCAGGCTGTGCAGTTTAAGCGAATGGCCCATGAAGACAGGTTTCGTTCGATCTTTCAAACCGGCCTAAATATGGTAGAGCCACATAATGGGAATTCGTGTGGCTCTATTATTGGCGAGTTCGTCAAAGATGCTTCACAAGAAGTCGTTAAGTTTGGAACGGATGTTCAGAAGGAATTATTTGAAACTTTAGTGAAGCTGAATTTGGATATTTCCTGTGAAGAAGAGAAAAATCAATGCATGGGAATGATTGATTCTTTCTTCGATAGTGGTGACTATCTTAAATCGTTTGATAATTTCTTGCTTTCACTGGAAAGATCCTATGCCAGATTTGGGGTGAAAATTGATGTGAGTACTACTCCCATTGATAATCAGCGTACATTGTTTGAAGTCGGGTATTTGAATAACACCAGACTAACAACACAGCGTATCTCTCATCAATTGGATATTCTTGTAGCCAAGAATGGTAAAGCGACTCTCCATGAACTGCGCGGGTGTATTTCGTTTACGCCAAAACTTGGCCCGTTCGAACTTCATACGGACAAGATCCTATCGTTTTTGAAAAAGGTGATGAAGTAGTGTTGAGGACCTACGAAGATCTCGTGAGTGCATGTCTTGCCAGCGGCAAGAACTATCATTTGCTGTATGTCTATATGAAGCGTGAGTTCGCTTCCCCAGAAATGCTCGCTGCCATGTTGCCCGATCAGGATGTGTCCGGCTTGCAGGAAATCTCCGCCATCCTGTTTGATGCCCATGAACCGGTCTATCCCGGTTTGACCTTTGAGCAGATGGCCGCCCATGCCGACGGTGTCACCACGGATTGGGATGTGGTCTTTATCCTCACGGCCCGCAATGAGAGCAACAAGCCGCTGACCGACGAGCAGGCCAAAAAACACCTCGCTGACATGCGTGAAAAGATCATGGCCGGTGAATTCCCGGTGGGTGCTCCCATATTCGACCGAAATGGTGATCTCAAAGCTCTCGACAAGGCTGCTCCCATTCAAATGGCGGCAACCGGAAGGTTGAACTAAGTCCGTTGGATGGAAACAACTGATTGTAACGAGCCCGGAAGCATGCTTCCGGGCTCGTTTCTTTTTAGCTGGTACCAAGTTCATCGTGGGCACCCTGATGGTGCCATTTACGGAGGACGGTGATTGATTGACACGCTTCCATCGCCGCCGTACTTTCAGCCTATGCCCAACTATCCAAAATCGCTGACATCCGCACATAAGCGGTTCCTGAAAGGCCTCTTCCCGGACGAGGACTGTTTGCTGTCGCCTGAACAAATGGCGCCGTTCTCGGCCGATGCGAGCCTGGAGCGCGCCATGCCGTGGGGCGTGGTCCGGCCTCAGAGCCGTGAGCAGATCGAGGAACTGTTGAAATGGGCGCAGACGGAACGCATGCCGATCTACGGCAGGGCGCGGGGAACAGGCAGAGTGGGCAACGCCGTGCCGAGTCTGGGCGGTCTCGTGGTCTCCATGCTCAAGATGAACCGTGTGCTGGAGGTGGACGAATACGATGCCATCGCCGTGACACAACCGGGCGTGATTACGTCGGATTTGCAGAACATCTGCGCGGAAAAGAAGATGTTTTACCCACCGGATCCGGCGAGTGTGCGTATTTCCACCATTGGCGGCAACGTGTCCACTTGCGCGGGCGGGTTGAAGGCCGTGAAGTACGGCGTGACGCGCGACTGGGTGCTGGGGCTGGAAGCGGTGCTACCGGGCGGCAAGGTCATGCGCAGCGGCGGGCGCTCACATAAAGATGTAGTAGGCCTCGATCTAACGAGGCTCTTCGTGGGGGCCAATGGCAAACTGGGCCTGATCACGGAGATTACGGTCAAACTCATTCCTCTGCCCGAGGCGTCGGCATCTGTGTTGGTGGGGTTCTCTGACTTGCAATCGTCATTGGAAGGCGCCAAAGCTGTATTCCAATCGGGCGTGCTCCCTGCGGCGTGTGAGTTCATGGATAGAATCACGCTGGAGGCCGTGCGGCAGGGCGAGGAGGAGATCCCGTTGGCGGACAGTGCCGAGGCCGCATTGCTGTTCAAGCTGGATGGCACCGAAGAGGGCGTGAATGCCGAGGTGCGGCAACTGGTCAAGGCGTTGGAGCCGCAAAAGCCGGTGTCCATCGAGACCGGGCGTGGCGTTGAAGAAGAGCGCATCTGGACC of the Pseudodesulfovibrio sp. zrk46 genome contains:
- a CDS encoding glycosyltransferase, yielding MQSTLTTWPKFREEKPRILLLTSQYFLIGELEAACRRLDIEHLLMDFGTREMDLDTFVSKMVSTLTSFKPDFVLTVNHLGVDREGVLTTLLDKFDVPLASWFVDNPHLILGAYQNLHDARSAIFTWDVDNIESLKEMGFDNVFHLPLAADPTRLVPNRAEPVEAWRAPISFVGNSMLTKTIRRIEAAMPSQRLVESGIMVAKAFGESEERCSGRFLKKNFPELRDDFEALGTPERKQAFETFLTWQATLMYRLDCVLRILDFDALIVGDPGWHELLQGREGWRYHSELSYYEDLPDFYPLSDINFNCTSQQMKGAVNQRVFDVPCCGAFLLTDYRRQMEDLFEPGREIVFYNHPDEIPGLVDIYLNAPDKRQRIAEAARTRILAEHTYDHRMASLLENMRQTFA
- a CDS encoding Gfo/Idh/MocA family oxidoreductase → MLKYAMIGGGPGAFVGAVHRRALMLNGQAKLVAGCFSRDLEKSHAIGAELGLNEDRLYATPEEMARLEAGDIDFAVVVTSNEAHYPNVKSCLEHGIHVMCDKPFTHTSAQAAELVELARSKGLTLGVTYTYAGYPMVRQMKEMIARGDIGEIRFINCEYPQGWLAEMLEATGHIQASWRADPARSGGVLSLGDVGTHVEYLVPHVTGLKLTRLAARLDTLVPGRQLDDNGTILTEYDSGARGMYWYSQAATGMVNGLTLRIFGSEGGLEWHQEDPDHLRHMPLGQPARTIVRGTPDLTPGAQAFSHTPPGHPEGWLLAFANIYTNFCNTIAHGAAPDFPTGEDGLRGVQFIETCLESSRNDTTWIQL
- a CDS encoding ABC transporter substrate-binding protein, producing the protein MRFVLVFAIVCAVVCSWQLPVLAAETDEPIRVTMVSPTCDNKHPFWSEYLDFMNAAADSLGIELTLVCAGDRIDAVNVARKAMADPGAIDYLVHVYLAASSCDLLEAAERKGVNIFTVNTGIMASERDVVGYPREKYEHWIGHLHPDDAEAGKLLAQKLLDRARALKIGRGELHVIGIGGGRDSAASVDRGKAFQQVVKDAPDADLSQYVLTDWDSDVAYKKTCGLLVRHHKARVYWAASDALALGAAKALQEAGLEPGKDSLVGGLDWTHAGLDAVRNGTLEASVGGHFMEGAWVLALIYDHYHGKDFSTQGTTQEFHMQLVDRSNLETYLPVLNHTNWKRIDFKQFTRTHNPRLKRYDFSPDAVVRQLARR
- a CDS encoding YraN family protein, yielding MRFLSKIIPTKQRGDLGEDAAARFLEQKGFRVLERNWRFRQWELDLICRDGDTVVFVEVKTRRAGSMGTPGDALNRKKQARLVKAASQYLSKHDLWDEPCRFDLAAVIDTGVSMDVEHTENAFDLTDHTGGW
- the rsmI gene encoding 16S rRNA (cytidine(1402)-2'-O)-methyltransferase, with amino-acid sequence MSDYGKLWVVATPLGNIGDLSPRAREVLMDADVILAEDTRRAGLLFKRLELERHGRLMSFFEHNEDKRLPKVLGFLEDGMSVALISDAGTPLLSDPGFTLVRACRDEGFDVSPVPGPSAPVVALSASGLPPLPYTFLGFPPRKKSQTEKMFSAHRDTGATLVFFERKSRLKGTLSIAFEQLGDREFCVARELTKDYEEFLRGTLSELDDFDFELRGELTVIIAPGGEDGDASEEAVVRLLEEEREAGGKPKEVARRVAERVSGWTAKEVYALMRDL
- the bioB gene encoding biotin synthase BioB produces the protein MSLKSIHGKVLNGTPLTESDIQYIVDLPDDRLGELSACAHSIRQTHFKQELGLCAIINAKSGTCSENCSFCAQSGHHGAESPEYPLLPIEDIVEAGRKAQNHGVTRFGVVASGKLVGRDDLAGFTEAVRGLAKLGIKPDLSPGILDRSQLKALKKEGLKGYHHNLETSASFFPKMCTTHAYEEDVRAVRAGMDAGLYVCSGGIFGIGESWTDRVELAMLLKELGVPSVPMNFLHPIAGTPLEKQPVLSPEEALKIVALYRFLLPDRTLRICGGRPTVFGAERRKELLTSGMNGLMVGDYLTTSGGDVLADLDEIREAELVPEILG
- a CDS encoding biotin transporter BioY, giving the protein MKSNTLTDLHMLVWTSLMAATISAGAYLIVPVGPVPVSMQPLFVFLAGYVLGPKRGAIAVGLYLLAGTIGLPVFAGGKSGLGHLLGPTGGYLFGFAASAYVCGYARRESATIPWRKGLAYGALALIAVYGIGAVWLKIALSMTFEKAILVGVVPFIVWDAGKVVLALMCSRYLAKYRLLPGQR
- a CDS encoding PTS system mannose/fructose/sorbose family transporter subunit IID yields the protein MHNPDSHAMAYCRSFFRCYLAGAGFNTRGLQNIGLVFAMQPGLKAIHTDPKELKAAQKRYVRHYQSHPFWMPCMVGILLNVESAIAAGRFPAKMLTKVKDTTSYTLSALGDSVFAGSMLIFWALMTICLLLSGWDTAALLFGLSIFTALQVFRLYSFICGVRQGFKFLERLKRWDLINWGRRVKYLNAALLVWLWTLIWPRPYDWWEWLIGVGALMLFGRFVRMGMVSRVFAVAIFVALIDSFPVIEQWVRNAL
- a CDS encoding HPr family phosphocarrier protein, with translation MNTNNQTNSDGGNVQSRLVIVANEHGLHARPAGKLAQQAQAFEADILLVYDEQEVDAKSILDVLTLAAGPGEKLEIRASGSDAEQAADALQTLFANKFEE